In one Haloplanus salinus genomic region, the following are encoded:
- the urtB gene encoding urea ABC transporter, permease protein UrtB, producing MASVLPQALNLIFQFLDSFAFLVLSAIGLAIIFGMMGVINLAHGEFITVGAYGTALSFNAGIPLPLSMLFGVVLTTAFGVIVELTVVRRLYGRLLDSMVATWGISLIMIQGLRVVFGSSLDSIGTPLGTIQYGGFSYSTYRVSLAAASVALLGVLYWLFTSTQFGTRARATIQDEEMSRALGVDTNRMYLFTFGIGSALAGLTGALYAPTITLVPGLGSSFLVEAFVAVVVGGASVLVGTVGAGALLGGVNALFSNLFGTFFGQIAMLLTTILVIRILPQGITGLVDRIGGEA from the coding sequence ATGGCTTCCGTACTTCCACAGGCGCTCAACCTAATTTTTCAGTTCCTCGATAGCTTCGCGTTTCTCGTGTTGTCGGCCATCGGGCTGGCGATCATCTTCGGGATGATGGGCGTCATCAACCTCGCACACGGGGAGTTCATCACCGTCGGTGCGTACGGCACCGCGCTCAGCTTCAACGCCGGTATCCCGCTCCCGCTGTCGATGCTGTTCGGCGTCGTGTTGACCACGGCCTTCGGAGTCATCGTCGAACTCACCGTCGTTCGTCGGCTCTACGGTCGTCTGCTCGACTCGATGGTCGCCACCTGGGGGATCAGCCTCATCATGATACAGGGGCTGCGCGTCGTCTTCGGGTCGTCGCTGGACAGCATCGGCACTCCCTTGGGTACGATCCAGTACGGTGGCTTCTCGTACTCGACGTACCGCGTTTCGCTCGCCGCAGCGAGCGTGGCGCTGCTCGGCGTGCTGTACTGGCTGTTCACCAGCACCCAGTTCGGCACGCGCGCTCGGGCGACCATCCAAGACGAGGAGATGAGCCGTGCGCTCGGCGTCGACACGAACCGGATGTACCTGTTCACCTTCGGTATCGGCTCCGCACTCGCCGGGCTGACCGGCGCGCTGTACGCCCCGACGATAACGCTCGTCCCCGGTCTGGGGTCGTCGTTCCTCGTCGAGGCGTTCGTCGCCGTCGTCGTCGGCGGCGCGTCGGTGCTCGTCGGCACCGTCGGTGCCGGCGCCCTGCTCGGCGGCGTCAACGCCCTGTTCTCGAACCTCTTCGGCACGTTCTTCGGCCAGATTGCGATGCTGTTGACGACCATCCTCGTCATTCGAATCCTTCCGCAGGGTATCACTGGCCTCGTCGACCGCATCGGGGGGGAGGCCTGA
- a CDS encoding acetamidase/formamidase family protein — protein MHKHPIIVTTHELTEEKQDGFHYTVGPYFDPVLEIEPGDTVEVETEDAFEGAIETEEDLPSETLGDNLNPQNGPIYVEGAEPGDALAVTIEEIEPRGPQPRGTTCTVPNFGGLSTTDRTAMLHEPLPEIVKKLEVTTDGTVWDEDTTIPYEPFIGTISTSPKIDSVNALTPFKHGGNMDLPDVRPGNTVYLPVEIEGGYVYLGDCHAAQGDGELCGVALEHPTNTTITVGLIEDWELEWPRLESDDFVMSIGSARPMEDAARAAYADLVTWMADDYGFDEMEAYMLLTQVGHVRLGNMVDPNYTVGAGIDKSYL, from the coding sequence ATGCACAAACATCCGATTATCGTGACGACCCACGAGCTTACCGAAGAGAAGCAGGACGGCTTCCACTACACCGTCGGTCCGTACTTCGACCCGGTTCTGGAGATCGAACCCGGCGACACCGTCGAGGTGGAGACCGAAGACGCCTTCGAGGGCGCCATCGAGACGGAGGAGGATCTGCCGAGCGAGACGCTCGGCGACAACCTCAACCCGCAGAACGGACCCATCTACGTCGAGGGGGCGGAGCCGGGCGACGCGCTGGCGGTCACTATCGAGGAGATCGAACCCCGTGGGCCACAACCTCGCGGGACGACGTGTACGGTTCCGAACTTCGGCGGCCTTTCGACGACCGACCGGACGGCGATGCTCCACGAGCCGCTGCCGGAGATCGTCAAGAAACTCGAAGTCACGACGGACGGCACCGTCTGGGACGAGGACACCACCATCCCCTACGAACCCTTCATCGGCACGATCAGTACGTCGCCGAAGATCGACTCGGTGAACGCGCTGACGCCGTTCAAACACGGCGGCAACATGGACCTGCCCGACGTGCGGCCGGGCAACACCGTCTACCTGCCCGTCGAGATCGAGGGCGGGTACGTCTACCTCGGTGACTGCCATGCCGCACAGGGTGACGGGGAACTCTGCGGCGTGGCTCTGGAGCACCCCACGAACACGACCATCACCGTCGGTTTGATCGAGGACTGGGAACTTGAGTGGCCACGGCTCGAATCCGACGACTTCGTCATGAGCATCGGGAGCGCCCGTCCGATGGAGGACGCCGCGCGGGCCGCGTACGCCGACCTCGTGACGTGGATGGCCGACGACTACGGCTTCGACGAGATGGAAGCGTACATGCTCCTCACGCAGGTGGGCCACGTCCGCCTCGGCAACATGGTCGATCCGAACTACACGGTCGGCGCCGGCATCGACAAGTCGTATCTATAG
- a CDS encoding FAD-binding and (Fe-S)-binding domain-containing protein, which produces MAIDERSTGLETSADSLGHEHPDAEEYRALAEDLRTGIRGDVSFDEYAQVLYATDGSIYQAEPAGVVLPQTIEDVQHTVETAAEHGVPILPRGTGSSLGGQTVGPGCVVVDFTRYMDDIVDVDPDDQRAVVQPGVVQDHLDNHLEGHGLKFAPDPASSNRSTIVGGIGNNSTGAHSVRYGITDAYTEELDVVLSDGSLIHTEEIVLDSDEWDEKVSGDGLEAQIYETTRRLVEDHEAEIDEKYPDLKRSVSGYNLQKVIYENDAGEEVINLSKLFVGAEGTLGVIVEAEVSLVTLPEETALVLYCFDDLVETMQAVPEALQFDVGAVELMDDEVFALAADSTEYAQYVEMIPEGTTAALMLEFDSELVDDFEAAIAETNDHFVENGDAFHAIEAYTDEDQADIWKLRKAAIPLLMGMQGDPKPYPFIEDATVPPEELSEYVFEFEEVLEDHDTSAAYFAHAGSGTLHIRPILNLKDGEGIEKMHSITEDVTDLVLEHYGSFSGEHGDGMARTEFNPKMYGEELWTAFKELKTAFDPDWHMHPGNVVYRDGPEDIGPDSDRGVGADMRANLRYGTAYKSIEPQTTLDFEDEGGFSHLVELCNGCGTCRQTDSEVMCPTYRASEEEIQTTRGRANMLRAAISGELDEDEIYSDRFQEEVMDLCVGCKGCKSDCPTGVDMAKLKTEVKHQYHQEEGVSLRERVFANIDTLSKIGSMTAPLSNIAPKIPGARAVMEEALGISRERELPTFAGESLEAWFERRGRCKVAPSDARDQVLLFPDTYTNYIYPDAGKAAIRVLEAADVFVRIPDDVAPSGRAAFSCGMLDLCRERAEANVSALREDVENGWSVVFVEPSDAVMFQDEYRDLLSGPGAEAVSDAAYGVMEYADATGLTEVADFGTPQQSLSYHGHCNQKATNKDHHAVGALQGAGYEVDALDTTCCGMAGSFGYHEEHYDISQAIGSLLFEEVEESPGDEVTAPGASCRSQLGDEYDEHPPHPVEKLADALH; this is translated from the coding sequence ATGGCCATTGATGAACGATCAACGGGATTAGAGACCTCAGCAGACTCCCTGGGGCACGAGCATCCCGATGCGGAGGAGTATCGGGCACTCGCCGAGGACCTACGGACCGGGATCCGGGGCGACGTGTCCTTCGACGAGTACGCACAAGTGTTGTACGCGACCGACGGGAGCATCTACCAGGCGGAGCCGGCCGGCGTCGTCCTGCCGCAGACGATAGAGGACGTCCAACACACGGTCGAGACGGCGGCCGAACACGGCGTGCCGATCCTGCCGCGCGGGACGGGGTCGTCGCTGGGCGGCCAGACGGTCGGCCCGGGCTGTGTCGTCGTCGACTTCACCCGTTACATGGACGACATCGTCGACGTGGACCCCGACGACCAGCGGGCGGTCGTCCAGCCCGGCGTGGTGCAGGACCACCTCGACAACCACCTCGAAGGGCACGGCCTGAAGTTCGCCCCCGACCCGGCCTCCTCGAATCGGTCGACCATCGTCGGCGGCATCGGCAACAACTCCACCGGGGCGCACTCGGTTCGTTACGGGATCACCGACGCCTACACCGAGGAACTGGACGTGGTGCTCTCGGACGGGTCGCTGATCCACACCGAGGAGATCGTCCTCGATAGCGACGAGTGGGACGAGAAGGTGTCCGGCGACGGCCTCGAAGCGCAGATCTACGAGACGACCCGCCGCCTCGTCGAGGACCACGAGGCGGAAATCGACGAGAAGTACCCCGACCTCAAGCGCTCGGTGTCGGGCTACAACCTCCAGAAGGTGATCTACGAGAACGACGCGGGCGAGGAGGTCATCAACCTCTCGAAGCTCTTCGTCGGCGCGGAGGGGACCCTCGGGGTCATCGTCGAAGCCGAAGTCTCGCTGGTCACCCTACCGGAGGAGACGGCGCTCGTCCTCTACTGCTTCGACGACCTCGTCGAGACGATGCAGGCGGTGCCCGAGGCGCTCCAGTTCGACGTGGGCGCGGTCGAGTTGATGGACGACGAAGTGTTCGCCCTCGCCGCCGACTCGACGGAGTACGCCCAGTACGTCGAGATGATCCCCGAGGGGACGACGGCGGCGCTCATGCTGGAGTTCGACTCCGAACTCGTCGACGACTTCGAGGCGGCCATCGCGGAAACCAACGACCACTTCGTCGAGAACGGCGACGCGTTCCACGCCATCGAGGCCTACACCGACGAGGATCAGGCCGACATCTGGAAGCTCCGGAAGGCCGCCATCCCCCTGCTGATGGGGATGCAGGGCGATCCCAAGCCGTACCCGTTCATCGAGGACGCGACGGTGCCGCCGGAGGAACTCTCCGAGTACGTCTTCGAGTTCGAGGAGGTGTTGGAGGATCACGACACCTCCGCCGCATACTTCGCCCACGCCGGGAGCGGGACGCTCCACATCCGGCCCATCCTCAACCTCAAGGACGGGGAGGGTATCGAGAAGATGCACTCCATCACCGAGGACGTGACCGACCTCGTCCTCGAGCACTACGGGTCGTTCTCCGGCGAGCACGGCGACGGGATGGCCCGGACGGAGTTCAACCCCAAAATGTACGGGGAAGAACTGTGGACGGCGTTCAAGGAGTTGAAGACGGCCTTCGACCCCGACTGGCACATGCACCCGGGTAACGTCGTCTACCGCGACGGTCCCGAGGACATCGGCCCGGACTCGGACCGCGGCGTCGGTGCCGACATGCGCGCGAACCTCCGGTACGGCACCGCCTACAAATCGATCGAACCACAGACCACCCTCGACTTCGAGGACGAGGGGGGTTTCTCGCATCTCGTCGAACTGTGTAACGGCTGTGGGACCTGCCGACAGACCGACTCCGAAGTGATGTGTCCGACTTACCGCGCCTCCGAGGAGGAGATCCAGACGACGCGCGGCCGCGCGAACATGCTTCGGGCGGCCATCAGCGGCGAACTCGACGAGGACGAAATCTACTCCGACCGCTTCCAGGAGGAGGTCATGGACCTCTGTGTCGGCTGTAAGGGCTGCAAGAGCGACTGCCCGACCGGCGTCGACATGGCGAAGCTGAAGACGGAGGTCAAACACCAGTATCATCAGGAGGAGGGCGTCAGCCTTCGCGAACGCGTCTTCGCCAACATCGACACTCTGTCGAAGATCGGATCGATGACGGCTCCACTCTCGAACATCGCGCCCAAGATTCCGGGGGCGCGAGCGGTGATGGAGGAGGCACTCGGCATCTCGCGGGAGCGCGAACTCCCCACCTTCGCGGGCGAGAGCCTCGAAGCGTGGTTCGAGCGGCGCGGTCGCTGCAAGGTCGCCCCGAGCGACGCCCGTGATCAGGTGCTCCTGTTCCCGGACACGTACACCAACTACATCTACCCCGACGCGGGGAAAGCGGCCATCCGCGTGCTCGAAGCTGCGGACGTGTTCGTCCGCATCCCCGACGACGTGGCGCCGTCGGGGCGCGCGGCCTTCTCGTGTGGGATGCTCGACCTCTGTCGGGAGCGCGCGGAGGCGAACGTCTCGGCGCTCCGCGAGGACGTGGAGAACGGCTGGTCGGTCGTGTTCGTCGAGCCGTCCGACGCCGTGATGTTCCAGGACGAGTACCGCGACCTGCTCTCCGGGCCGGGCGCGGAGGCCGTCTCCGACGCCGCCTACGGGGTCATGGAGTACGCGGACGCGACGGGGCTGACCGAGGTGGCCGACTTCGGTACGCCGCAGCAGTCGCTGTCCTACCACGGGCACTGCAACCAGAAGGCGACGAACAAGGACCACCACGCCGTCGGCGCCCTCCAAGGTGCGGGCTACGAGGTGGACGCCCTCGACACCACCTGCTGTGGGATGGCCGGTTCCTTCGGCTACCACGAGGAGCATTACGACATCTCGCAGGCCATCGGGAGCCTCCTGTTCGAGGAAGTCGAGGAGAGTCCGGGCGACGAGGTGACCGCTCCCGGCGCCTCCTGTCGCTCGCAGCTCGGCGACGAGTACGACGAACACCCGCCGCACCCGGTCGAGAAGCTCGCGGACGCGCTGCACTGA
- a CDS encoding Nramp family divalent metal transporter has protein sequence MTDDHDEPQVETDGGLTEDDIHTTAEVGEQYRATVYRDVDYESLEVAPETSEFPSTDGKWGFRKYDVPKVPKVSHLVGPSAIMLGASLGSGETMFWPTLVAQNGWGLYWAFWVGVITQFFINTELQRWTIATGESIFRGYERMNSIWPWFFLVAGFFHVGWPGWAAGASEVFAVWTGVVPRQDWAIIGVATMVLIWLSYQAGPILYNAIEKAQLLLMFVAIFGAVILVFIAGSFGQLANVPGGAVNFGALPQDMNIATFLGGLAYAGAGGYINLSQGIWAREKGYGMGTYQGRVKNPLRGSEPEEVHGGFTFEPNEKNLLRWKQWWKVTQQEHFLTFVLGLLIVATVAMTISAQYASGTDQGAINMWLDVIIPQLGAFQQQLMYVVIFIALFSTQYAILESFVRNSVDIIFEGYGRAAGWSLPRTFLGLLTGFTLWGILIIVAQFQQPWILLVIGAAIAGAMMWPYNALTTILNTTRLPEHTQPGWGRIVAMWWATGFFGYFTILLIGGVLNSPEAYGLSFPVFETTVGVVGSAPGGYALWVFALVVQIYTMYRSASAKLNASGTVDGADTARGFLS, from the coding sequence ATGACAGACGACCACGACGAACCACAAGTAGAAACCGACGGCGGGCTGACGGAGGACGATATCCACACGACCGCCGAAGTCGGTGAACAGTATCGTGCGACAGTGTACCGTGACGTCGACTACGAGTCGCTCGAAGTCGCACCCGAAACGAGTGAGTTCCCCTCGACCGACGGCAAATGGGGCTTCCGGAAGTACGACGTGCCGAAGGTCCCGAAGGTGTCTCACCTCGTCGGGCCGAGCGCCATCATGCTCGGTGCGTCCCTGGGGAGCGGCGAGACGATGTTCTGGCCGACCTTGGTCGCCCAGAACGGCTGGGGCCTGTACTGGGCCTTCTGGGTCGGGGTGATCACCCAGTTCTTCATCAACACCGAACTGCAGCGCTGGACGATCGCGACCGGGGAGAGCATCTTCCGCGGCTACGAACGGATGAACAGCATCTGGCCGTGGTTCTTCCTCGTCGCCGGCTTCTTCCACGTCGGCTGGCCCGGCTGGGCAGCCGGTGCCTCCGAAGTGTTCGCCGTGTGGACGGGCGTCGTCCCGCGGCAGGACTGGGCGATCATCGGCGTCGCGACGATGGTCCTCATCTGGCTCAGCTACCAGGCTGGTCCGATCCTGTACAACGCCATCGAGAAAGCGCAGCTGTTGTTGATGTTCGTCGCCATCTTCGGCGCCGTCATCCTGGTGTTCATCGCCGGCTCCTTCGGTCAACTGGCGAACGTGCCCGGCGGCGCCGTCAACTTCGGCGCGCTCCCGCAGGACATGAACATCGCGACCTTCCTCGGCGGGCTCGCGTACGCCGGTGCGGGCGGGTATATCAACCTCTCGCAGGGTATCTGGGCCCGCGAGAAGGGGTACGGCATGGGGACCTACCAGGGCCGCGTCAAGAATCCGCTTCGTGGGAGCGAGCCTGAAGAGGTTCACGGCGGCTTCACTTTCGAACCGAACGAGAAGAACCTCCTCCGCTGGAAGCAGTGGTGGAAGGTCACCCAGCAGGAGCACTTCCTGACGTTCGTGCTCGGTCTGCTCATCGTCGCGACGGTCGCGATGACCATCTCCGCGCAGTACGCCAGCGGGACCGACCAAGGGGCTATCAACATGTGGCTCGACGTCATCATCCCGCAGCTCGGCGCGTTCCAGCAGCAGCTGATGTACGTCGTCATCTTCATCGCCCTGTTCAGCACGCAGTACGCGATCCTCGAATCCTTCGTCCGCAACAGTGTGGACATCATCTTCGAGGGCTACGGGCGTGCCGCCGGCTGGAGCCTCCCGCGGACCTTCCTCGGGCTGCTCACCGGCTTCACGCTGTGGGGCATCCTCATCATCGTCGCGCAGTTCCAGCAGCCGTGGATCCTGCTGGTCATCGGCGCCGCAATCGCCGGTGCGATGATGTGGCCGTACAACGCCTTGACGACCATCCTGAACACGACGCGACTGCCCGAGCACACCCAGCCCGGTTGGGGTCGCATCGTGGCCATGTGGTGGGCGACCGGCTTCTTCGGGTACTTCACCATCCTGCTGATCGGTGGCGTACTCAACTCGCCGGAAGCCTACGGGCTCAGCTTCCCGGTGTTCGAGACGACGGTCGGCGTCGTCGGCAGCGCACCGGGTGGCTACGCGCTGTGGGTCTTCGCGCTCGTCGTGCAGATCTACACGATGTACCGCTCGGCGTCCGCGAAGCTGAACGCCTCCGGTACCGTCGACGGGGCGGACACCGCACGCGGCTTCCTGTCGTAA
- a CDS encoding urea ABC transporter substrate-binding protein: MKLDEFGTNQSVSNQSDSGRSTRRTFLKSAGAAGAIALTAGCSGITGSSGSEMLKMGVLEDQSGNLALNGIQKYHAQKLAVEEINADGGIDGQEIEMIAPDTQSDNQRYQELARRLINEDDVDILFGAQTSASREAIRPIIDENQQFYIYTNQYEGGVCDTYTWCTGAVPEQQISPVLESLVDEYGENIYTIAADYNFGQITASWYRQIADELGANIMNEEFIPLDVSQFGSTINRIQEADPDLLVTLLVGNNHASFYNQKNAAGLDVPMNTTVNMAQGYEHLRFDPPALTDMFVGVNYMQEIPTEQNRDFVDRFYERWPDANYVGQMAQNSYFSTYLYKNLVEKVGTTDQDELMAELDREPLTVEAPEGTVTTDPETHHVTHQIRRARADENHEISFSEPTEVDPYWLSEGPGCDLTETIGASEDEPMTQYTP; the protein is encoded by the coding sequence ATGAAACTGGACGAGTTTGGAACGAATCAGTCAGTATCCAATCAATCCGACTCCGGGCGCTCGACTCGGCGAACGTTTTTGAAATCCGCGGGAGCGGCCGGCGCCATCGCACTCACGGCCGGCTGCTCGGGAATCACTGGAAGCAGTGGTTCGGAGATGCTGAAGATGGGCGTTCTGGAGGATCAGTCGGGGAACCTAGCCCTCAACGGGATCCAGAAGTACCACGCACAGAAACTGGCCGTCGAGGAGATCAACGCCGACGGTGGCATCGACGGACAGGAAATCGAGATGATCGCCCCCGACACCCAGTCGGACAATCAGCGGTACCAGGAACTCGCACGGCGTCTCATCAACGAGGACGACGTCGACATCCTCTTCGGGGCACAGACGAGTGCGTCCCGCGAGGCGATCCGACCGATCATCGACGAGAACCAGCAGTTCTACATCTACACCAACCAGTACGAGGGCGGCGTCTGCGACACCTACACGTGGTGTACGGGGGCGGTCCCCGAACAGCAGATTTCGCCGGTGCTGGAATCCCTCGTCGACGAGTACGGCGAGAACATCTACACCATCGCGGCGGATTACAATTTCGGACAGATCACGGCGTCGTGGTACCGGCAGATCGCCGACGAACTGGGCGCGAACATCATGAACGAGGAGTTCATTCCGCTCGACGTCTCCCAGTTCGGATCGACGATCAACCGGATTCAGGAAGCCGACCCCGACCTGTTGGTGACGCTGTTGGTCGGCAACAACCACGCCTCGTTCTACAACCAGAAGAACGCCGCCGGCCTCGACGTGCCGATGAACACCACCGTCAACATGGCACAGGGCTACGAGCACCTCCGGTTCGATCCGCCGGCCCTGACGGACATGTTCGTCGGCGTCAACTACATGCAGGAGATTCCCACCGAGCAAAACCGGGACTTCGTCGACCGGTTCTACGAGCGGTGGCCCGACGCCAACTACGTCGGCCAGATGGCCCAGAACTCCTACTTCTCGACGTACCTGTACAAGAACCTCGTCGAGAAGGTCGGCACGACGGATCAGGACGAACTCATGGCCGAACTCGACCGGGAACCGCTGACGGTCGAAGCGCCCGAAGGAACGGTGACGACGGATCCGGAGACGCACCACGTCACCCACCAGATCCGGCGCGCTCGGGCCGACGAGAACCACGAGATCAGCTTCTCGGAGCCGACGGAGGTCGACCCGTACTGGCTCAGCGAGGGGCCGGGATGTGATCTGACCGAAACCATCGGCGCGAGCGAGGACGAACCGATGACGCAGTACACGCCATAG
- a CDS encoding ABC transporter ATP-binding protein, whose amino-acid sequence MTASEAAADAEPDGEAVLRTDGLTKRFGGLVAVDEVDLRIDQGDIRCLIGPNGAGKSTLLKLLMGRLDPSEGTVFYRGEDVTDLSQHDRVRQGMSMKFQVPAVYGDLSVRQNLHISLQQRIENDIDARIDERLESFGLFEEADTRADDLAHGQQQWLEIAMASALDPDLLLLDEPAAGMSTRETERTAELVHQLNDQGITLLVIEHDIDFVRSIAQSVTVLHQGEVFAEGTIEEIEENPDVRRIYLGEGYE is encoded by the coding sequence GTGACCGCGAGCGAAGCCGCTGCCGACGCCGAACCGGACGGCGAGGCGGTCCTCCGGACCGACGGGCTGACCAAGCGCTTCGGCGGCCTCGTCGCCGTCGACGAGGTCGATCTTCGCATCGACCAAGGCGACATCCGGTGTCTCATCGGCCCGAACGGGGCCGGCAAGAGTACGCTCCTGAAACTGCTGATGGGTCGTCTCGATCCCTCGGAAGGCACGGTGTTTTACCGGGGCGAGGATGTCACCGACCTCTCACAGCACGACCGGGTCCGGCAGGGTATGAGCATGAAGTTTCAGGTGCCGGCGGTGTACGGCGACCTCAGCGTCCGACAGAATCTCCACATCTCGCTCCAGCAGCGGATCGAGAACGACATCGACGCGAGGATAGACGAACGGCTGGAGTCGTTCGGCCTGTTCGAGGAGGCCGACACCCGTGCGGACGACCTCGCCCACGGCCAACAACAGTGGCTCGAAATCGCGATGGCGTCGGCGCTCGATCCGGACCTCCTCCTCCTCGACGAGCCCGCGGCCGGGATGTCGACCCGGGAGACCGAACGGACCGCAGAGCTCGTCCACCAGCTAAACGATCAGGGTATAACGCTTCTGGTCATCGAACACGACATCGACTTCGTGCGTTCGATCGCCCAGTCGGTGACGGTCCTGCACCAAGGCGAGGTGTTCGCCGAAGGAACCATCGAAGAGATCGAAGAGAACCCAGATGTCCGACGGATCTACCTCGGGGAGGGGTACGAGTGA
- a CDS encoding cyclophilin-like fold protein, which translates to MSESDVVVTIDGTEITASWVDESPKTRRALADALPVEGRAARWGDELYFDVPVTVDLEPNARADVDPGTIAYWPQGPALCLFWGPTPASTDAQPRAASPVNVVARLDHTAPLSDLPAGTGAMVRIVDN; encoded by the coding sequence ATGTCCGAGTCAGACGTGGTCGTCACGATCGATGGGACCGAGATTACCGCCTCGTGGGTCGACGAGAGCCCGAAGACACGCCGAGCGCTCGCCGACGCCCTCCCGGTCGAGGGTCGGGCCGCCCGCTGGGGCGACGAACTCTACTTCGACGTGCCCGTAACCGTCGACCTCGAACCGAACGCTCGTGCCGACGTCGACCCGGGGACGATTGCCTACTGGCCGCAGGGGCCCGCGCTGTGTCTGTTCTGGGGGCCGACGCCGGCGAGTACGGACGCCCAACCGCGCGCGGCGTCGCCGGTGAACGTCGTCGCCCGCCTCGACCACACTGCTCCCCTGTCGGACCTCCCTGCGGGGACCGGTGCGATGGTCCGTATCGTCGATAACTGA
- a CDS encoding ABC transporter permease subunit — protein sequence MAGETTTGVDRSTADGRLAGLRDALEGPNTLGNSRAFWIGFVAVVAVLLAYPMMRSTYYVSNTAFLLTSAFLGLSLCLIWGYAGIFSFGQVAFYGIAGYAFGVVGINVAGPLGTMLGLVISVALAAAFAFVLGYFMFYGGIDDVYVAIITLAVALVLNTFFGQTSGDEWSIGDAPLGGFNGMTDIPNLAIGVGDAAVVVEDVAFYYFIVLTLLVTYLGLRVLVNSDIGYVLVAIRENQARTELLGYDTKRVKLGVFTLGGALAGFGGVVYASWGNYIDPTVFGLAFAPLPIIWVATGGRKWLSGAIIGTFVITYVSQQLSVIGGQFSMIILGSILLIVILVLPEGFVPQIHARLPWLLDRLPGGESR from the coding sequence ATGGCCGGCGAAACCACGACCGGGGTCGATCGGTCGACCGCGGACGGCCGGCTCGCGGGGCTCCGTGACGCGCTCGAAGGCCCCAACACGCTCGGCAACAGCCGCGCGTTCTGGATCGGATTCGTCGCGGTCGTCGCCGTGCTGTTGGCGTACCCGATGATGCGGTCGACGTACTACGTCTCCAACACGGCCTTCCTGCTGACGTCGGCGTTTCTCGGATTGAGCCTCTGTCTCATCTGGGGGTACGCCGGCATCTTCAGCTTCGGTCAGGTCGCGTTCTACGGCATCGCCGGCTACGCCTTCGGCGTCGTCGGTATCAACGTGGCCGGACCGCTCGGGACGATGCTCGGTCTGGTCATCAGCGTCGCGCTCGCTGCCGCGTTCGCCTTCGTTCTGGGCTATTTCATGTTCTACGGCGGCATCGACGACGTGTACGTCGCCATCATCACGCTGGCCGTCGCGCTCGTGTTGAACACCTTCTTCGGACAGACCTCCGGCGACGAGTGGTCCATCGGGGACGCGCCACTCGGCGGGTTCAACGGGATGACCGACATTCCGAACCTGGCCATCGGGGTCGGCGACGCGGCCGTCGTCGTCGAGGACGTGGCGTTCTACTACTTCATCGTACTGACGCTGTTGGTCACGTATCTCGGTCTGCGCGTCCTCGTCAACAGCGACATCGGTTACGTGCTGGTCGCCATCCGCGAGAACCAGGCGCGGACGGAGCTACTGGGGTACGACACCAAGCGCGTCAAACTCGGCGTGTTCACCCTCGGGGGTGCCCTCGCCGGCTTCGGCGGCGTGGTGTACGCCTCCTGGGGGAACTACATCGATCCCACGGTATTCGGGCTAGCCTTCGCCCCCCTGCCGATCATCTGGGTGGCGACCGGTGGCCGCAAGTGGCTCAGCGGCGCCATCATCGGGACGTTCGTGATCACGTACGTCTCCCAACAGCTGTCCGTGATCGGGGGGCAGTTCTCGATGATCATCCTCGGGTCGATCCTGCTGATCGTCATCCTCGTGCTCCCGGAGGGGTTCGTCCCGCAGATCCACGCCCGGCTCCCCTGGCTACTGGACCGGCTTCCCGGGGGTGAGTCGCGGTGA